The segment AACTCCACCATGTCAAGATGAACAAGGGAGAAACCATCATGTCTTACTTCATGAGGATAACAGAGTTAACAGATCAGCTATCCACCATTGGACACATTAATGATAGCAAGGAGTTAACAATGTTGGCTCTCAACGGACTCCTACATCTTGGGAAGCATCCATGCAAGGGATAAGTGCTCGATctaaacttcctaagtttgatcgtTTAAAAActgactgcattcaagaagagtcaaggctGATAACTAGAAGAATTGGATTAAACATCTCAAATGAAGAGATTCAAGTCTTAAATTCTAATTCTCATAAGAAAGGGAAGAAAGGCAACTTCAAACGGAAGAAAGGAAAGGACTCCCATGGAAAACGCTCGTTCAAGAGAAAAAGGGACATGTCTAAAGTACAATGCTTTAGGTGTGACAGATATGGTCACCTTGCAATGAAGTGTCCGGATAGGCCTAAGCCTCAAACCTCCCTAGCAGAAGTTAGTAAAACAAGCTCAGATAAGGACTCTAAAAGACTTGTATTCTATTCAGCCCTATCAAGCCAAGTATCTACCAGCCTTATtacttggatcatagacaatggagCATCCCGACATATAACAGGATTCAGAGAACATCTTGATAGCCTAGTGGAAAATTCAGATAAAGAAGTCACCATTGGAGATGATTCCAACTACCCTGTGAAAGGAATCGGAACCTGCACTATTCAACTAAAATCAGGCATCTCTCTTCAACTAACAGGCGTATTGTTTGTGTCGGGTATCAAGCAAAATTTGGTTTCCATTTCAGCTCTTGAAGACAAAGGATACCGAATTACTTTCATGGATGGTAAAGTTCTAGCGTGGCCTAAGAACTCAAATATAAAGAAAGCTCACACCATAGGAATTCGACATGGATGCCTATACAAACTTTGCACTCCTCCTTCTCAAGCCTTAATTCATGAATCTTCTACTACAAGTgagatatggcatagaagattagggcatCTTCACTTTCAGGCGTTGCCTTAAATTGAGAAAATTGTGACAGGCTTACCTAAACTAAAAcaagatcatgaaggaacttgcaaagggtgtgccttaggaaAGAACACAAAGGGCacctttcatagtagtgaaagtaaaTCTAAAAATGTATTAGAACTCATTCATAcagatttatgtggacctatgacAGTAACCTCTTTAGGAggatttttgtactatgttatTTTtttagatgactactctaggaaaacatggatgtGTTTTCTGAAATGTAAAGAGTCTAATGAAGTCCTTataagatttaaggaattcaaggcTCTAGTAGAGAATATGTCAGGCAAAAGAATCAAAACCCTAtggtcagataatgggggggaatacatttCTGATagcttcaaagacttttgtaataatgttgggattaagagggagttcactgttcctcacaaccctcaacaaaatggggtagcaaaaaggaaaaatagaactattgtagaagcagccaaagctatgatgcatgatcaaaacctTCATACCTCCTTCTGGGCTGAAGCCTCTAGTACTGTTATTTACATTCacaatagatgtcctcactcccttCTAGATGACAAAACCCCTGAAGAAGCATTTACAGGGAtaaaacctgacataagtcattttagaatctttggttgtcATGTTTACATCCACATACCCAAAGAGAAAAAATCTAAGCTAGAACCCTCAAGGAAAAAGGGAAAATTTGTTGGCTACAATGAATCATCTAAAGCCTATAGAATTTATATCCCCGGACAAAAATTAATTGAGCTAGGCaaggatgtaatatttgaagaagatgttgcatttAAAAGATCTAAAGACATTAATGAAATTGATGATGAGTCTCCTCTAaatatggaagaggatcatgcttttgagattcagagggagacacGTGAACCTATAGAAGATAATAATCACAATAAACCTATGGATTCTGCTGACGAGCCTAGAGACCCTACTGTGAATCGTAAAAGACCTCTATGGGCGAGGAAAATGATTCAAGAAGTTGTAAATTATGCAGCTCCAaaaggaaccttcagggaaagcaagagacCTAATAGATATTCCAGCTATGTTGCACTTATGAGTGAAATCATAAAATCAAAACCTTCTAGTATTGAGGAAGCTTTcaaacatcaagtttggaaagattcCATAACAGAAGAATACCAATCTATACTTAAGAATGATGTctaggacattgtacctagaccaaaagacaaatcagtagtttcatctaaatggctcttcaaaatcaaacatgttgcaaatgggagcattgaaaaatataaagcaaggtttgttgccaaaGGTTTTTCAcaaaaggagggaattgattatgaagaaacatttgctccactTGCTCGATATACCTCCGTCAGAGCTGTGATTGCTATTGCCgcatcaaagggatggaagattcaccaaatggatgtgaagactgcttttcttaatggcataatagaagaggaagtgtacctagagcaacctgagggATTTGTGGTACATGGAAATGGTTCTCATGTTTGCAAAttaaagaaggctctatatggtcttaaacaagctcctcgagcctgGTATGAGAGGATAGACAACTATCTTTCAGGATTAggtttctccaagaatgatgcagatccgaaCCTTTACTTCAAGGTAATAAATGGTGACATGTTGATTCtcattctttatgttgatgacttgttgtttACAGGAGAAGACCTTCTCATCACCAAGTGTAAACAAGACCTAGCATCtgaatttgacatgaaggacttgggtCTTCTACACTATTTTCTTGGTTTAGAAGTATGGCAGCAGGCTGATGGTATTATCAAGGAAAAtacactattgacattttgaaaaggtttggaatgatggattgtacaCCAATGTCTACACCCATGGAGACAAATCTACATAAGTTAAAAGAAGCGGCAGCAAACTCTGAATTAGCAGATTCCACTCTCTACCGGCAGATGATTGTGTCCTTGATGTACTTGgtcaacactagaccagatatttgttatgcaacaAACGCActcagtcagtttatgtgtgaaccaagacAATTACACTTAGTTGTAGCAAAACATATTCTGAGATACCTATGTGGCACAATTGAATATGGATTAAGATATACTAATGTAGATCTAAATCTGCATGGATATACTAACTCAGATAGGGCTGGAAGTGTAGTTGATCGTAAGAGTACTTCGAGGTGTTGCTTCAGCTTAGGATCAGCCATCATTTCCTGGTTTAGCAAGAAGCAATCTTTAGTTGCATAGAGTTCCACCATAGCCGAGTACATTGCAGCATCTATGAGAGCTTGAGAAGCTGTGTGGTTAAGAAAActtcttgtaggattgtttggacaatccttgGATCCCACGATCGTCcactgtgataaccagagttgtataaagctttcagtgaatccagtgttccatgacagatcaaagcacattgagatcccttaccattatgttagagacatggtggagagAAATGTTATTCAGTTGAGATATATTAGTACAGATGAACAAacagcagacattttcaccaaacctctCTCCAAAACTAAGGTGGAATACTttagaggtaagcttggtatggtagaaAAGTAAATTTATCTGAGACTGAGTCTCAACAATATAATGTATTGTACTAATATATTtgaaagatgtttaatgtgtaaactcttttgtCATGTGTGTGATTACATGACTTCATGGGCCCCTGTGAACATCTTGAAAGGTGAGGATCTTTCAATGATGTACACTTGTTCTTATGGTTACtgttgtaaggtgacgactttacaATAGTTAAACCTTActatcatgatggatatcatgtgacttgatatccatggacatgtcatgatagttcaTATCTCTTAAGTGATATTAACTGAGTGGTGAGTAACCACAATGAGTTATATTACTGAGATATttcatggtggatatcatgtgacgtAATATCCGTGGATATGCCATGAGCAGATATTCTtttggtaggcatcatgtgacttgatgcaaGTGCACATACCAGAAAGGATATTGTGAgtatggtgaatatcatgtgacttgatatgcGTGGACATGCCATTAGTCCTGAGGTGACATCATTCATGGTGGATATCATTAGACTTGATATTTGTGGATATGCCATAACTCCTGATATCACATTGAGGTGATATCCCTCCCACACAATATACAGATCTATTGTGTTTACATGAGGATAGtaatcatcctccctagctaagagggagtgttaatgaatTGTAGCTTTGATCGGATTATTCCTATTGATGAAATCAAATGCATAAGTGGCCTACCGGCCTTGAGCATTTGATCTCTATCCTCCTCCTATATTCTGCTATGATTATTGATTATCATATACATAATTGAAATATAACTATTATTAATCATGCTGTTAATTTTGTTCATATGATTAATGTTAATCATGCTGTCAATACTAATCACATTGTTGATATTAATTTAGAGATACATCAATATTGAGTATCGATATCCACCTTGCTGATATCGATATCATAAATTGCTATCAACGTTAGCATACTATGATACCGATATCATATATAttaatgttgcattgatgtcaTTACTGTTCGATAATGAGTATCGACCTTGGTTAAAATTACAATATGAATCGATATCAGTATCGATGATAATGATAATTAACAGCCAACACACGTTGATTAACATTAGTTTGTGTTCAATGGATAGACATGTTCCTACGGAGACATGTCTCCACTCATTAATATTTATATTCGATCCAATATGACTTGGGAGGTACCGAAATCGATAAGTGCTAAACAAGTCTCAGCAATATATATATTTTGGAATCGTTGGATCAAGGATATATCAGCAGCATTATATATACAGTTCTGATCTGCATTGCAATCTCATTGTATTGAAGCATCTCCTTATTAATATTGATATTAAGAATTCTGCAGATTGATAtatattcatattacattgatattAATATATATCCAAGAAGAAATTATAGAGACATTGTGATCAACATACTATAtatagaaaattttaaaaataccaTAACCTCTAAATCTGATCAAACTTTAACAATAACCCTTCTGCATTTGGTTCTAactatgttaccaagtatgtcAATATGCCTCACCTTGCCCAAACCTCAATTGATATGTATATGTCTCCCGGTTTTATGGTTTCGTTATAAAGGCCGTTTTAATGTCTATAGGTTATTGTAGATCCTTGTACCATTTACATGATGTGCACCTATCCATACAGAATGTCCATAAATGTGCAAGGTCAGAGTGTGTATTACAATAAATTACTCAAATCACAGAGAAAGGACTTTGTTCATTAATGGTTACAGTAGTAAGTGATTATAGTCTATCCTGGAACAGTAAATAGAAAATGATACAACATGATTGTGTAATTGAAGTACCCCATCTTAAACAGTCTCAGCATTCAAAATTAAGCTGAAAGTATTATATTTAATCAGTAATCTTCATGAATTATAATAGTAATTATTATTTTGCAGTAGAATAGACATAGCAGCTACGAGCGCATTACAACAAAATGGAAGTGTTCAATCCTTTTTATTTCACAGACATTTTGATCTATCGTTTTGAAAATGAAAACCCATGGAAATAATCTCAAAACTCTAAAATTGAAATGCACGTAAGCACGTAGTAACAAActtttgcattctgttttgcaGTGTCTATAGAGAACTGTATCCAAACAAGACAACATCAATGAAATTTAACTCATAGTAGCATTCCATTTACACGGTATCATAAAAGTATAAATGGAATTAAATTGCCCAGGTTTAAAAtgggaaaaacttaacaaaaacTTGGGAATATAACAATGTACAAGTTATAAAAACAGAGAAaaaaactaattttgttaattacaTGTTAAATATAGTGTGAATAGATCAAAACGAGATGTTATAAATTATAAAAATGCTAATATAAAAAATTTGCATAGGACTTTTCAAAACTTTAATATACTTTTACCTCAGAGGGCTTATGAAAAAAACATAAGGCTGGCCATAAAATAGCATATTTCTATCATAAAGCATGGCCTACTATTTTGGGGCGGCCCTGTGTTTTCTAATTAAACCCTTCGCTATGAGATAAAATTTAACCTCTAAAAACAATAATCTATTCAAAGCAATACTTAAAGAAAATTTAAGACACCCTTAACCTAATTTTAGAACAAAATTGTTCAATCTGCCTTCGCTCTATATTATTTTGGTGTCTAACTGTAAAGATGAGCCAACAACGATATGTATAAAAAATCAAAACTACTTTTGAAAAACTGGGAAAAACTAGATAAAGAAAAAGTGGTCGGTGGTGATTACTTGGTGTTATTCACGAGTTTCTTTTGGTGTAATGGTTGTatggactttaactggtaaagagTTCTTTCTAATTTCAACAAATACACACTAAGAACATAACTTTAAttgcaaaaaaattggaaaatcacTCTTTTGAAACCTTTCCTGCATTTAATTGTGAATATATACATACTGTACACTTATATAAAATGTTCCTTTATATAATGATTATTGTTGCTTCTGCAGAAGATCTTTCTAAACCCAACAATTTATCCATTAGAATGAGATCAAATTCGCTAGCAGGAGGACAGTTTTTTGATCTGAAGGGCAAAGAAACTGCCATTGTTTCCAACGACGGACTATTCTCCAGAATGCAGCCTACTAAATGCAAATCCTTCTCACCAAATACTGAGATGCTAACGTGCACTTTCTTCAGCTTTTCCAGTGGATTTGTCAGAATTGATACCCTACCATTCACTGTGTCCTGCCATGAAAAACATTGCACATGGAACTTCATATACATAGAAGACAAAACTGGGAAGTTTAAAGCATTCTAAAGAAAAATTACTTACATGAAAACAATAGGTATCCATAGAGAGTTCTTCCAAGCTGGGAAAGCTATTGAGAATGTTTACACAGGGTAGATTTGTACACAAGCGCCGACAAATTGGCACATTTATCTCCACGCCTAAGTCGTATATAGCATTTATTATCTGGTAAAACTCAGGCCTGCGCTTGAACACAGAATTCGTTTCGAGAACGAGGGTGTCCAATTGAGGGCATTTCAATGTAATCGAATTGGGTATCAAACAATATGGTGAATTGAGGTCTATGTTATCAGGATTTATTCCAACCCCTATTCCAATATTAAGATAACCAAGAATTGGAGAGCATATTTTTAAATCAGTTAACCCTTCACAACCAGAGAGTGTTAAACTCTCGAGACGGGGACATGCTGCTATGAGTTGCTCGAGGATCCCATCATTGAGCAACATTGCCTGGAGAGAGCAAGTCATAAGACATGGAAACCTACTAAAATTTGTGGGAATGCTGGAAATTTCGAAATTTTGTAGACATAAAACGACTAGACGATCACAGGTGAAAAGATTACTCGGCACAGAGCATGAGCTGTATGTGTTTTTTAGGGCAATTTTTTTGACTTTTCTTGAAGCTGCAATATCAATGCATTCTGCAATTTTGTTGCAGAGTTTGCGCTCCCAGATATAATCAAAGTCGGATTTATCAACCTCGAGCTCGAAGCTATCAAGTTGGACAGAGCCAGCGAGAAGAAGCTTTTTAATTATCATCTTAGCTTTCCTGTTTGACGCCACGGACCTGAAAAACTGACGAGGGAAGTTAAGACTGGGCAATCGAGTCCAGAGGCAACTCCATCTCCGAGAAAGAATGGAGCATTTTATGGCTAGTTTGAGGGGAAGCCTGGTGAGGATGTGATTGCAAAGAATATCATCTGGCAAGGCACTCAATCTGTCCCTGTGATCTGACAATTCACTCAATCTCTCCGCAGGATTCAATATGTACTTGTGGTATCTACCATTCCCCCATTGCCATTGCATTGTATACGCCCAACCAAGAAAACTGTTTGACGTGAGGAAAGCACAAATTCTTGAGTGGGTTTGTTAGATTTCACATTACCTTGTATCTATTAGGTTTGTGCTGTAGCAGAACGATTCGGTTGGTTTCGGCCTGATTGGAAAACCTATTTCAAGATTTGATTTAACCAATCCCCCGATATGGATATTGGACTCGTTGCATACATCCATTTTTGAGATATCTCGAGTGAGCACTTGTACCAGAGGGGTGCAAGAATTACGTCGGTAGAAATATATTTAAAAAACTTATCACTTCTTTCTTTTAAGATGAATTTCTATTGTTTCATTCACCTCCAATGGAATTGAAGTCATTTTGAGAGAATCATTATTGATATTAAGTTTCATTTTATGTAAAGATGATGTTTTCATTATTTTTTcggtttttataatattttattatgtaGGTAATGTATTTTTAATATTTGATATAATATTGATTTTAAATTAAAATGTGAGAAAAATATAtgtcttaatttattttaattatatttgataTGTAGTTAATCTTTATACACGATCTTAGATTGATGTTGTCAAATGCTTATTTTATATCTAGTTAATCCTACTAGTAGTCTTAGATTGATGTTGCTAGATGCTTGTTTATTGAGACTTTAACGATGAAGCATATGGCATAAGTTGATTTTAGCAATTAAAACACAATTTTTATTGTAAGAAGGGTAGTTTCAAGAAGATTTCAACTTCCAATGCTCAAGTTTTGATGATTTGGGGATAAATTTGGGCTATAGACTATGTTTTTTGATAGTTTAGGGGTAGTTTTAAGCTTGAAACGCATGGTTTACACATATGGAGGCTTTTCTTTATGAAGAAAGAGCAATTTAGTGTAACTAAATGCAATTTTGGTGCTATTCAAAGGTGGTTTTGGGTGGTTTTGTGTAGAACTCGTGATTTCAATGATAAATGGGTGGTTGAAACTATTTAAGAATTGAAGATTTGCAATATTACAATGAGTTTGGAGCggtttttcattttcaatttattgtCATGTCAAAAAGATACGGTAACTACTTATCATGTTCAAAGGATGTATGTAATACCCCTCCCTTGATCGGACTCTATTTAACCTAGTTTGACTATGGTTGACTTTCTCTATTGTTTATGTGGTTGGATGATACTTTATGTCATGATGACTTTTATCATGATACTATGCTATGATGTTGTGGATTTAATAAATGTTGGTTATGCATTATATCCTTAAGGATCTTTGGATGTTAGATATTTTGCTTGTGTACTGACTATGGACTGACATAATTACTTTATGTATGAGATATTTCATGTGTGTGTATGAGTCtatatggggtgcgaggggatgaccTTTCATCACTCACTTCAAAGAGACAcagaatgtcatgattctcctccaCTGGAGTGCCTGTAAATGttggtatatgtatgtatgttttctcGATGATGCAGAACTGTAGGTACaaggcattgactccacctagcttcacaagttTGAGTGTGCCTACATTATCCCgatggaagttgtgggagatagcataaTGATCGTTTCTCTAACCCTAGCCTTTGCTCGACAACAGAGCAATGGCGCTTGTCCTATGTCTACCCGATCGGAAAACCACTTAGGCAAAATCCGATAACCCTGGATATGTTGTGTGTGAGTATGTGTTTGCATTTCATTTGGGTTTAatttgttgtatgtattgtgtacgggttattgtctttttgttttggtagttttaattattaatttttcaaaaaaaatctattaaaatttgatttaagtttatttaaatataaatatcggtatattaaataatatatatacatatttgtataataGTACTTTGTTGATTAATTAACAAATAACATGTATATGCTTTTATTAGTTAAATTAAATAAAGACATAAACAATTAATAAGATTAAGTGAGTATTTAAAAGATAAAAGATTAAGTTATATAATAAATCTAATAATGAAAAGTTGTTAataaaatataatgaaaaataaaaataaaaactaaaattagGAGTTAtttaaattgtagtaataaatttCAAAATGGCAGTTTTTCTTTTCTGGGGAGGGGAAAAAAACTGGCAGGAAACCATTATTATGCTGGAAAATGGGCAGAGAAGGGGATCTTTttctttttacatgtttttttggGGGGTTTGGAGGAATTTTACATAGAAATGGAGAATGTGGATCTTTGCATGTGTTGTCAGATTTTGGGTAGATTCGGTGCACTTAGCTCTTGTTTGATTGGATTTTGTGCATCTTGATCTTTTATTcacctatgtatatatatatatatatatatatatatatatgtatatatatatatatatgtatatatatatatatgtatatatatatatatatgtatatatgtatgtatatatatatatatatatatatatatatatagagagagagagagagagagagagttgttgattagaaatttataaatatatagtttatTTTGATGTATAAAGATGTATTTTGATTAATATAAGAGTATTCTGGTAAATAAGATTTATTTTGACTAAAATCAATGTATTTAAATTAATACATTATTGATAATATAAGTTGTGTGGATAGGTATTTAACTCTTTGAAGTATTGTTCTGGTGTATTTTGTAAATAAGGGATGattaattaattggttttattttttattggGGAAATTATTAGAATAATGTTTAAAGGGGAAAGTGTGCATTTTATGTTTTAAATGTGTTATTGTATGAATTATGGCATTAGGAAATGAACTTGAATTTTAGGTTATAGATCGACCCTTTTGTTAATACTTGTCTTTTCCCTTCAAGTGATCTTGTGATAGTAAGTTGGCATGTATGTGTTACCTATGATACATAGCCCTTGAGAGTTTTCTTGTGAAGGGTGCTTTTGTGGTCTAGTGTAATGGAAATTTTGGTGCTAAATATATTTGTGATGAATTTGAACAATGTTCACTCTATGCCTTGATGTTGGTATTTTTTACTTTGGAATTGAATTGACGTTTATTTTAACCTTATTCCTGGCATTTAATGCTTATGTAACCTAAACCAATGGGTGTCAGGGTTTTGTGTCTTTCTTGTTGTCTTGGGGGCTCTAGAGGTTGGTCTTTGGGCTCAGTTTCTTTTGTCAgtgctttcttctttttttttcttttttttttttcagattattGTTGGGCTTTAATTATGGAAGTTTGTGATGGCTTATCAGTCTCTTGGAATTATATGATTACTCTCCTTTTAGGATTGAGCTATGTTGAGATATTTGATGGAAGCTTTTGTATTTGATGCTTATGTGGTTGAGATGCGATGTAATTCCAAATTTGGTTGGATCTTATTATTAGGTAAAGGTGGTTTCGATCTTTTTATGAGACTTATGGGATTATTTTATGTTGATTCATATGTTGATGGTTGGTTTTGAGTATGTTTGTGtcataagggggagtggcttccaagtagGGGTCGAGACCCAAAGTGGCTGGGGGGGTTGGGTTTTAtacacattaaacaagataattgtATGCCCCACTCATGGATTGAGTGCTcatttaggctcaagatgaggtgtggaaggcctagaatggaaaaaccaactaccttgtcctcatgaaaggtttgttgggtccgcaaGAGTCTTGTATGGGGGCTAGGGGTCGGGAGAGGTTGtaaggataacccaggatgggggttgggacctatggagacttgccaggataacccatatcaagctatgcaatgacactcttcccttgtgAGCACTGGTGTCTTTCTTATATGTTTGCAGCCTCTGGAGTACTCTTGTTTGGAATTTTGTCTATGTATATCTTGCTTGTTATTTACCCAGTGGAAGTGTGTTTAGTCCATGTGTTGTGTTTCCTTGTTTGATTGCTTGATGgccttatgtctatctcctagctcgggggtggacCTTTCATGGTCGAGTGGTAGATGCCTTCTTCCATCGGGGATTTTGTATCAGTCTTGCGTGGATTGGCTTCGTACTTGTTCTAGCTTACTCTCTTGGGTTTGGTCAGATCAATGTTTCAGACCTTATGTATATGTCAATTATACTTTTGTGTATCAGATGTAACCTATGTATGTTCATGCCTTCATGGCAATGATATAATCATGATGTAAGTATGATGTACTTATGATGTAAACTTGATGTATATAAAATGAGACTTAGATGGTAGGATTTTATATCAGTTAATGGAAACATTGATTCTATGCAATAAAAATGCGTTCTTGATGAATGTAGttttagaaatatttatattatgaaatgtaaatgtaagatTCAATAATTTTCTTAAATGGATTACTTTAGTTGTTGTTTTTTTTGCTTAAGAACATGTATGTATCAATGTTATCTTTAGTTAGATTAATTTACTTAAGTGATGTTTCGTCAGATTAAGTAACCACATTGAGAAACCTTAGGGAAAATGTTGTAGAAGTCTTCCGCTTGTGCATTATTATTTAAATTGCCTTATTAATGTAATTGGATGTTCATTAAatgtttaaaaaagaaaaaatcatttctCTCTCTTTGGGAAATGTTAGTCTattcctctagggtttcttggcggggcgtTACAATATCCAGGTTGACttagttttattttatattttaacatCACTTGCCCTAAATGTGGGTGCTCCTTACATGAGATAAAAAGTACAACATTGCTGAAAAAACATGAAACCTAATTCCTGAGGGCATTCAACATGGTATAATTACACAAAAAATAGCTTAGAGTTGGAGAACCGTAGAGTCCTAATTGATCTACAAAAAATAATAGATTTTTCAAAAACATTGATGTGCTTGTGTAATATATTTTTTGTGAGACTTAAAATAAATACTTTAAATACAAATCACGGATAAATTTCATTGTAGAGTAGAAAAGATGACATCCCATGTCACTGTTTTGTTGCTTATCACTCCCAACAAAAAAAACTTTACCAGAAACTTGTTGAAATTGTTTGTGATCAGTGCCTTACAgttgatattttatttatattattttgttatAGAGTAAGATATTAATAATATCTTAATATTTTGGTCAAGGTCCAATCATCTCTACATAATTACT is part of the Cryptomeria japonica chromosome 10, Sugi_1.0, whole genome shotgun sequence genome and harbors:
- the LOC131045499 gene encoding F-box/LRR-repeat protein 13, with the protein product MQWQWGNGRYHKYILNPAERLSELSDHRDRLSALPDDILCNHILTRLPLKLAIKCSILSRRWSCLWTRLPSLNFPRQFFRSVASNRKAKMIIKKLLLAGSVQLDSFELEVDKSDFDYIWERKLCNKIAECIDIAASRKVKKIALKNTYSSCSVPSNLFTCDRLVVLCLQNFEISSIPTNFSRFPCLMTCSLQAMLLNDGILEQLIAACPRLESLTLSGCEGLTDLKICSPILGYLNIGIGVGINPDNIDLNSPYCLIPNSITLKCPQLDTLVLETNSVFKRRPEFYQIINAIYDLGVEINVPICRRLCTNLPCVNILNSFPSLEELSMDTYCFHDTVNGRVSILTNPLEKLKKVHVSISVFGEKDLHLVGCILENSPSLETMAVSLPFRSKNCPPASEFDLILMDKLLGLERSSAEATIIII